Genomic segment of Iocasia fonsfrigidae:
ACCCGCCAGATAACTCCTGGTCCATCTATTTCAGCGATAACTTGTTCTTCCCCCTCTTGACGGATAATACCATCACCATCAGCATTAGCCCCCCAGCCAATATAACTATCTGTTTCACTATCATATTTACTACGTCTATCATAACTGGACCATTGCTTACACTTTTCCCCCTCAAATGGTAATTCAGCGAGTTTTTCTACATTAATTAACCGCTGTACAATATCTTTATATTCCACTGCCATGCCTCCTCATTATTTTTAGGTAATCCCACTTTTTCCAGCACAAATTGTCATCTCATAATAAACTTACTTAAACTTCTAAATACATAAATCACTTCTATCTAGGCCATCTATCTTCTTTCTTCATCAAAGGAACAAAAGGGGTATGAGGTTCAGCTTGATACCAATAGGCTACACTGGCAAGGTCATCCTGTCTTTCAAAAAGGCCTTTATGATTAACACCAATCTGTTGGATAGTAACCCTAATGTCCTCCGCAAAACGAATGGGATCCATGATATGCCAGCGATAAAATCCCCTCATCGGAGGACAATCATCATTATGATATAAATTGTGGACTTCTTCATCATGGTGTGAATAATATGGATAACCTAAAAACGGAGTACAGTATGTATTTTCTACAGTCTTGCCATCTTCCTGCAAGGCAAAACTCCAGGCTCCACCAAAGTAATCTTCCATACCTGTTCCACAAATAGTTGGGTAATCTTCATCTCCATCCAGATAAACCTTAAGCTCACCCTCTCCCCACCAGTATCTCTCAAGTGTTGTAAGGGCTATATAAGTGCCGATATACTGTCCTTTACCTTTCACTCCATCTAAAATAGTATAGTCTTTTTGTTTTTCTGTCAATCTTTCCCGTTTCCACTGCGCATGAAAATAAGCGGTTTCTTCTGGTAATTCATCATACAAACAGTAATCTATCTGATAAAAGAAAGCAGGTACTTCAACCTCATGTTGATTCTCAATTGTAATCCTTGTTTTTTTCCTAAATGGCATTGGGAAATAACAGTTCATACCTCTGGTAGGGTTGACTACAATAGGCATTGAATTTATAATACAACCTCTACCAAAACCATTACAGAAAAAATCCCCTAAAGGACTCTCTACAGATGGTTCCTCTTCATCATCCCAATAAAACCTTATTACTAGATCCCTTAATACAAAATAATCTGCCTCAGTTTTATCTGTAACAGTGATCCAGATATATTGAATAATACCTGGACCTTCTATTTCAGCTAAAGTGGTAGTACTCCCAGGAGCTAATCCTCTAAGACATGGTGAGCCTTTTCTGGATTTCCCTAAATTGCTTGCTGCCATACCACCTTTTCCTTTTTCTCCATGTGGATTTTCTGCCGTAATTGCACGACTTTTTCCATTATTCATTAGTGGTAATGTACTTAAACCATTCATAAATATATTATTAAACATTGTTTTATTTCCTTTCTAATTAGGCTTTTACGCCTCCAGCCATAATTCCATCCATTATTTGTTTTTCAAAGATTGCTACAAATATAATTATTGGTAAAATAATAATCCATCCCATAGAACTCACTAAATCCCATGGTACTGAATACATATTATCTTTAAGAGGGAGTTGTGTAATTGCAGTTGATAATACCTGAATATTGTTCGCATAAAATAAAGGAATAAAAAACTCATTTAAACATGTAATAAAATTAGTTATTGCAACTATTGCAATAGCAGGTTTTAATAGTGGAAGAATTATATGATATATCTTCTGTAAAAAAGTAGCTCCATCTATCGCTGCTGCCTCTTCAATAGATATAGGTATCTCGGAGATAAAATTCCTTAAAATTAAAATTGTAAACGGAATAATCTTACTAATATACAAAATAATTAAGCCAGTATAGGTATCATATAATCCTACTCTCCTCATAAAATCATATAGTGGCCTTGCAGTTACAACATTAGGTATTAGCATAGAAAACAAAATTAACATAAATGCAATCGATAGCCCCTTACTTTTATATCTAGCAAAACCATAAGAAGCCATAACACAAATAATAGTACCAATTATAAGAGTAGTTCCAATAATAATTAACGTACTTACTACTTTTTCTATCAAACCGACATTATAAATTAAATAAATATAATTAGATATTGTTGGATTATCAGGTAAATAATCAATTGGTTGTTTAAATAATTCTCCAGCAGGTGTAATTGAAGAAATAAAAATCCAATATAGTGGAAATAAAATAATAAACGAGACAGTAAGTGCTAATATCCATTTTAGGCCGCTATTTAATATTTTTTTTATTTTATTAAAAATCATTTTTCATTCCCCCTCCTAATTGAATTTTTTATTCACTATAAATATATTAATAAGACTCAATATAACCATTACGAAAAAAAGTATAATTGCTAATGTTGATCCATATCCTAAATTAAGATTCGTGAAGGCCTCTGTTGTTATTCGATAAGCTATTAATGATGTATCATCTCCTGGTCCACCAGAAGTCATGGCATATACAATATCAAAAGAAGCAAGTCTCCACATTGTAAAAGGAATAGACAAAACTAATATACTCTTCATTATTAATGGTAAAGTAATTTTGAAAAACGCCTGTATGGCTCCTGCACCATCAACCCTTGCAGCTTCGTATATTTCTTCTGGTATGAATTGCAGTGCTGCAAGTACCAAAATAGCAAAAAAAGGTAAGTCTTTCCATATATCCATAGCAACAACTGCTGCACGTGCTGTATTCGTATGGATTAACCAACTCAATTCAAAATTAGGTACAAATAATCTGATAAAGTTATTTACCAATCCATAATCATTATTAAATCCCCATTTTGCAGCCATACCTATAACAACCATAGGCATAGCCCAGGGAATTAAAACAATAGTTCTTAAGAACTTTTTCGCCATAAATTTCATATTTAAAATCAAAGCAAGTGCAACTCCTAATATAATATGCAAAGCCATAGAAGCTACAACAAATATTACAGTAAATTTTAAAGAAGTTAATACTTTTGGATCCTGAAAAACATCTATATAATTTTTAATACCTACAAATTCATTAATCCCGCGTAATAGACGAACATCATAAAAACTAATTCTAAATGTTTCAAAAATAGGATAGATAATAGTAAACCCTCTAACTAATAAGACGGGTATAACTAATATCCATGCAATCCATAGGCGGTTTAAACTTCTTTTAGTATGCATACAAATCCTCCTTATTTTTAAGAGTAAATAGTTTAATTATAATCAATAAGCGGGCATTTTTTACAGCCCGCTTATTGATTTTTATAAATTATACTAATTATATGAATATAAACAATCTAAATTATTTATATCTATCTACGTATTCTTGTGCCTTTTCACAAAACTCATCAACACTTATTTTTCCCTGCATAGTTTGTTGGAATATAGTTCCCATATCTGAGATGAACTCCATTGTCTGAGGAACCATTGGGCGTCCTCTAACAATTGTCTCTTCACTATATTTTTTATACATGTCTGTAATTTCATTTCTTGGTAATGTAGCAGCTACATCTGAACGTGCTGGATACCTATCAAAGTTTTCCCAAGCACTAAGCATACCCTCTTTTCCTGCTATATAGTTTAAAAACTTTACAGCAGCATCTTTATTTCTTGATGCTGAGTTTAATACATAGCTCCAGGAATCTGTAAATACACTTCTGGTTTCAAATTTAGGCATTAAAGCCATATGAATTTGGTCTTCACCATACCTTCCCGCATTTCTGTAATCTGTTCCAGTACCCCACATAAATAACATAGCATACTTGCCATCAATAAACTTCTGGTTCATCTGTTCGTATTTATCTGCAATTTGATCTATAGGTGTAACTTTCCATGTATTAACCATATCATACATAAACTGAATCGCTTCTTTATTCGCTGGATTTGTCCAATCAAAATAATCTCCACCAAATAGATTTATAAATGTTCCAATTTCATTAAAAACATAAGTCTTTTCCCACGAACCACCATAACCATAATTGCCATCTTCTGTAGCAGCCTTTGCAAAAGCTATAAAGTCTTCCTTATTATCAATTGATTCAAATCCATATTTATCCAATTTTTTCTGGTCAACCCAAAATGCCAGATAACCGCTGTATCCAGGAACACCAACAATATCTCCATTCCTTGAAGTAATCATGTCTTTTAGATATCCTTCAGGAAAATATTCAATAATATCATCTGTCAATACTGTACCTTGTAGTGGTTCAAGCCAGCCAGTACTCTTAAATGAAGCTGCCATTTCATCATTAATCTCCAATATATCAATACTACTATCTCCTGATGATAAAACTGTTGTTACTTTTTGCTGACGGGTATCAGAATTAGTAGGGGCCGCAATTACCCTAATATTTAAACCAGTACCTGCTTCTACATCTGCAAGCCAGTCATCAAAATTAACATTAGTTGTCATAATACTGTATAAAGTTAGGTCATATTTTTCATCAGCTAATACTGTCCCTCCAACAAAAAAACTTACTATTAAAGAAATAACCAGTAATTTAATAATCCTTTTTTTCATTTTTTTAACCTCCAAAATTTTTATTTTCTTTCTTCACTTTGTATCCCTTCCGTATTCGGTTCTGCCTTTTCACCTCCTTAAACGTTTTTATAATTTTCTTGGTTTCAATATATACTTCTAATTTTATGGTAAACGTTTACTATAAAATTAGAAATGTATTATAGATCTTTATTTATATAGGTACTACTTCTGACCACTAATCTCTGGGGATATTTTATTGCTTTATTTTCAACATTACCATTCCTTATATTGCTAAGCAGCATCTTTACTGAAGTCTCTGCAAGCTTCTTTTTTGGTAAAGATACAGATGTTAATGGTGGATATATATATTGTGCGATAGAATCATCATATCCTATGATTGAAATTTTTTCAGGTATTTTGATTTGTAACTCTCTAAAAACCTTTATCGCACCATGACTTAAAAAATCATTACAACAAATTAAGGCAGTAAAATCTAATCCCTGTTGTTCTACATAACTCTTTATATGAGCATATGCATCCCTTTCATCATGGTCAGAACACTCAATCAAGTAGTTTTCATTGAATTGAATATTATTTTCTTCTAAGGCATTCAGAAACCCTTGATATCTTTTGGCCTGGTTCCTACTATCTTTAACCATCACAAAACCTATTTTTTCATGACCATAAGAAATAAGGTGTTTTACTGCTTCAGCCATACCCTGCTCTTCATCTGTAATTACCATACTTGTATCTTCAAATATATTAGGTTCAAACAAGACAACAAATGGAATACCTTCATCTCTACACTTGTCAGCAATTATTCTACCACATGTTCTAGTTTGAGTCATAATTACTCCATCGATATTTGATGGTCTAATGATACTCAGATATGATTTTGTTAGATCACTTCTAGCTTCATTATTTAATAATATAAGATCATAACCCTGTTTTGTCAAAGCATGTTGTACTTCATTAATAAATTGTGCAAATACCAGGTTAGTAATAGAAGGAACTATATAAAGAATCCTTTTTGTCTTTCCACTTTTTAGTGCTTGCGCTACAGAATTAGGTCTATAATTCATTTCTTCAATAACTTGTAATACTTTTTCACGGGTCTCTTTAGCAACAGGTCTACTATCATTGATTACAGAAGAGACTGTAGCAATTGAAACCTCTGCTTTCTCAGCAACATCTTTTAGAGTAACCATTACATACCTCCAAATTTCATCCCATATAAATTATTTTTATACTCGGAAACGTTTACTATATTAAATATATTCTATTTATATATAAAAATTCCTTCTTTTTTATAAAAAAATTTTAAAATTATCCTTTAAAACCTTACTAAATTTTCTTCATCCACCATATATCAATATCTTTCAATCTAGCCTTCCCTCCCCAGGCCAAAAGGTCCAAACCTAAACTATCACCACAAGCAGGATAAACCCGGGCAGTCACACATTGTCTTTCATTAACAAATACTTCAATTACTGACTTGTCTACAAAAATATGAAGCCTTACTAATCCATCAGTATCATCGTTAAAATTATAACAATCCCCAAAGACCCCTTTATCAACTTCCTTTGCAAGGCTAGAGTTCTTAGTATTTATTGATAAGTTTTGTTCAGCAATATTACAAATTATCTCTGTATATTCACTATTATCAGGTGATTTTCGAACAACTAGTCCTATAGAACTAGCATCCCCTTTCTCAAATTCAGCAATGATTTCTAACCTATCCCCCTGTATATTATCTAATAAATTTGTGGAATCAACCGATATAGGTATATCACTTAAACATTTATGTTCACCTCTAAGAACTTTTAATTCCTCAACTGGCTTCATACCCAGACTACCATCTTTATGTAAGAAAAATTCTCTGGGAACTGACATTACACCAGACCAGCCAGCCGCTTTTTGAACTTCCTTACTTCTCTGCTCTTTCAGCCAACCCCACATGATTCTCCTTCCCTTGTCATCTATAAAGCTATTTGGAGCATAATAGGAATCACCTAAATCAATATATCCTTTTTTTTCAGGAATAAATTTATAATTTTCATAGCTGCCAATCCAGTAAACAACTTTACCATATGGTGAAACCACCAATATATACTTATCTTCTAACTTAAAAAAATTTGGACATTCCCACATATCTTCTAGTTCTTCATCTTCCCCAATATAAATTGGATTTATATATTCCCATTCTCTTAGATCCTTTGACCTGTATAATAAAATTGCACCCCCAACCCCTTTTATTCCAGAACCAAGAATCATATACCAATTATCTTCTTCTTTCCAGACAAAAGGATCCCGAAAACCTGTCGTTTCCAATTCTCCAGGAAGGACATCAATAATCGGATTTTTATTAGATTTTTCCCAGTTAATCATATCTTTACTAGTAGCAATACATTGAACCTCTATTTTCTTTTCAAGATCTGGAATACCAGTATAGATTATAGTTGGTTCTGACTCATTTATAACAGTACATCCAGAAAAAACACCATCTTTATCATAAGGCTCTGAAGGGGTCAGTGCAATAGGCATGTGTTCCCAATGAACTAAATCCTTGCTAACTGCATGACCCCAGTGCATATTAGCCCAAAAAGCCCCAGCAGGGTTATATTGATAAAATAAATGATATTCTCCTTTATAATAAATAGGCCCATTAGGATCGTTCATCCAATTTGCAGGTGGCATCATATGAAATGCAGGCCTTTGTTGATCATTAACAAAATGTACTTCATTAGCATGACTCATCTAAATCATCTCCTATATAATAAACTGTGTTTCAGAAATTTACTTTTTTCCTATCACCTCCAAAACGTCTAATAAGTTTATCTACCTCAAATATCTAAAATTTTGATGAACAAAGACTCTATTCTTATAAACTTATTATCTCCCTGTGAATATTTAAGGATAATAGGAATACGTATTCTTTATTATATATATATATTCGTTATTTTTCGAATTATTCCTGCAAAAAGTTTATATTTTAAATATTTTTTTCACTCATTATCTCATTAACAGCCTTTTTGCTGGGCAAGCACATACACGCTATTGCACCTGTAGTTGTTAACACACCAACAGCATTCACATAGTGAACCTGACTCCTTAACTTATATGAATACGTATTCATAAATTATAATTTAATATCTTCTATTTATAGAAGATTACTTAAATCAATTCCAGTTGTAGACTCCCTAATTACTAATCTAGGTTCTAATAAAATTTTAGCAATATCCTTTTCTGCCTGGCCATTAATCCTTTTTAACAGTAATTCTACAGCTAAAGAACCAATACTACCAGTTGGTTGAGCAATTGAAGTAAGAGCAGGACGGCAAATAGCTGCTAAAGAGGTATTATCAAAACCTACAATAGCTATTTTTTCAGGTACAGAAAAACCAAATTCTTCAAAAGCCTGTATTGCACCAAAGGCAGCAAGATCATTATTGGCAAAAAAGGCAGTTGCTTGAAGAGATCTTTTTTTATTCTTTAAATAATTACAAACCTTGTTATAAGAATCATGAGTACTTAATTGTAACCATCCTGAACTCTCTATAAAATATTCTTCTTTAAAGCTTAAACCATGTTTTTTAATAATACTTAAATACCCCCGGAATTTTTCTTCACCCTTACTACCAATAAAACCCAACTTAGTATGTCCCAGATCAATTAAATGTTTAGCAGCTAGGGAACCCCCATATTTATGATCAACTCCAACAGAATCATATTTATCCATCTGCTGTGTAAATACAACAACTGGTATTTGATCTCTCTTCAGTTTGTGTAAATAGGTATCTTTTTGATTTATAGGAACAATTAAAAAACCATCTACCTGTCTACTTAACAGAGTTTTAATATGCTTCTTTTCTTTTGTACTACTTCCATTAGAATTACATAATATAATATTATATCCATTATTCTCAGCCTCTTCTTCTATAGACTGAACCACTTCAGAGAAATATGGATTTGAGATATCCGGAATAATCAATCCTAATAAATAAGATTTATTGTTAACAAGACTACGTGCTGTTGCATTAGGCTGATAATCTAATTTTCTAACCCAATACATAACCTTTTCTCTCAAAGCAGGATTAACAGAAGTATTCCCATTAATAACTCTAGATACAGTCGCCTGAGATACCCCAGCTTTTTTTGCTATTTCATCCATTGTAGCCATTTTATCACCCTAACTAGTAAATCCCCAATTATCAAATTGATTATATATAGTTTTCTGTATTTGGCTTCAAAATCCTGCTTATTCTTATATTTTATAATTTAATACTCCCCTGCATCCACCCTTTTATAATTAGTTATTGTAAACCTTGTAAAAAACATCCAAAGAAGGAAGAACCTTCCCATTGAAATCAAACATCGCCTGGTTATCCCAGGCATTACCTTCACCTGATTTCCACCCTGCTCCATCAACAGGAATCCATTCACCTTCCCAATAAAAAACTCCTATTCCTTTTTCATCTGGAACTTCATTAACAATCTTTATTATTTTTCTTAGTATCTGTGCCTGGCTTTTGATACTAGCAGAATAATTAGTCTCAGCATATTTATTGACTCTATCAATTTCCTTTTGAGTTACCATATTTTCTAGACTATCACCATTTTTTAAAGTATAAGCATACCCCGTTTCCATAACAGCAACTTCTTTATCATATCTTTGGCTGATACCATTAATGTTAAATTTAAATTCTTCAAATGTACCGTGCCAATAGGGATAATAAGAGAGGCCGATTACATCAAAATTTGTTACTTGCCGCTTAATAAGTTCATCAAAAAACCATGTATATAACTCGTTATCTCCACCATCAGCTAGATGAACCACTGTTTTTATCTCAGTCGCCTCTTCTTTAGCAACTGTATCAACGGCATTTAAACCCGCTTGCAGTAATATAGCAAATTGGGTAAAACCCCCAGCATTATCACCCCAGGTTTTTCCTTCAGGCCACAGCATACCACCATTTAATTCATTTCCAACCTGCACCATTGCAGGCAAAGCATCTACTTGAGCAAGTTTCTTTAACGAATTATAAGTAAAATCATAAACTGCATTTTTTAATTCTTCAAAAGATAAATCTTTCCAAACAGCAGGTTTATTCTGTTTCCCCGGATCAGCCCAGAAATCACTATAATGAAAATCTAAACAAACATTCATTCCTATTTTTTTAGCACGAATTGCTAAGTCTTTAACTCTTTGAAAATTACAGTTGCCGCCTCCTAGACTTTCTGGATTATTCCATAATCTCAATCTTATATAATTTATACCATGTTCTTTAAGAATTTCAAGGACATCTTTTTCTACTCCATTATCATCATAGTATTTACCACCATTCTCTTCAATTTGTTTTAACATAGAAACATCCATTCCCATTATAAAATCATTTGACAAGTCTTTTATTGGTTCAATTTTTATATTCAAATACTTATTTAAATCATCACTCATTACCATATTTGGATTATTATTAGAATAAACCTTAATTGAAAATAATAATGTCAGTACCAATAAACTAAATATAATTTTTTTCATCTTACCCACTTCCCTTTTAAGTTATTTATTATTATTCACTCTTTTTATCGCCTATACTTCTAAATTTAATTTATTTAAAGGTCTTGCTAATTAATATTTATAATATTTAAAATTTAACAATTAATGTTAACGTGGATTTATCACTACCTGCAGTATTTGTTGCATAAGCATATTCCAATGTCGTATTATTACCAAAATAATACGACACTTTACAACCAAGTGGTTTATCTTTAGACCAATCAGTTTCATGCCAGGTACCATCTTGATATTCTGTCCACATACTCTCCTCTGGTGTCTTTAGCGCATAATCTACATTCAGCCAAAAATTACCCAATGAAACTGTAGAACCAACAATACCCATATAGTCTCTTTCAGAATTATAGGCCCAATCATAAGCAATGTAAGCACCATATATTGAGAATTTGCTCCACGTATATGTAGCATCAATCATATATTCTCCAGCAGGATTTATAAATTGCTGATCCATTTCTCCAAAATCTAAGTACATAATATTAAGATTAAAGTGATTGGCCGAATACATACTCCGAGCAAGTAAAGTGTCTTTGCCATCACCACCTGTATAATCTTCATAACAATTACCACCCCAATTATGAAAATAGCCCGTCTGAAACGCCCAAACATCATTAAGCGAAACTGTATAAACAAGATTTACTGCTGGTTCAAGATCACCCCCAAGTAATCCACGAGTAAAATCAGCCAAAGCATAAGTAGGACCAGCGGTATCAAAACGGGAATATCCCACCTGCAAATTATTTCCCGATTCAGTTTTATAAGTCACATAGGCATCATCAACTATATTGTAGTCTTGTTTTTCTTCACCATTAGTTTCCAACCAAAGATTTACATTAGCAGAAACCCGTGGTGCAATATATATATCATTATAAAGACCAAGTTCAGTTTTAGTGTAGTCAGCATCAGCACCACTATAGTCTTTCATAAAATAAGCAAATTTTAATTCACCTGTAGTTGTAATCATAGCACTTAAACTTATTGAAGTAAAAGCCAAAACCAAGATTAAAACTAACCCTATAAATAATATTTTTTTCATTTTAAATCTATCCTTTCTTTAATTTAATACTTATAACAAATCATTACCAATTTTTCCGGAATATTTTATGAACCTAACTAACCCAACCTTCTATTTGTAACTAACAAATAAACAATCTTACACTTAATCATTCTTTTCTCCTCCCATTGTGTTAAATAAATTTACACAAAAAAATAGACCGAGAAAAATAAATTTCCCGGCCCAGGGCCCCAGGTCAAACACATTTATTCTTTTTTTAATCTAACAATTCTAATGATAAATTCTTCATCTCTTCCTCTTATTATTACTATATCATGCTTAAATAACTTGTATATCTTATCTCCCGGTCGATATTCTGGAATATCCCTCTGCTGTTTCTCTTCTTTTAGCACAGTAACCCCTCCCGGGAACTACCACAAATTTACAAAGACTTGTCCTTATGGTATAATTACTTTACGAGTCTAACTTACAGAACAGCCGCCAACTGTTATCTGTTACCCTGTAAACTATGTAATACCTCCTTTCTTTCTGAAAAGAAAGAGTTCAGGGATAACTCTGTCTTTTTTGAAACAATATTTTGTTTCTTTAATCAACTTTTATGTTCATTATAGTTCTTTTTATCAACTTTGTCAAGTTTTTTTATGATTTATTTTATAGTTTTTAACTATAATTGGAATTGAGGAGGAAATTTTGATGAAATTAGGCGAAAAGTTAAAAAAATTAAGGATAGAAAATAAAATGACTCAAGAAGACTTAGCTAAAAAAATAGGAGTTAGCCGTGGTACTGTTGCTGGCTATGAAACTCAAGATAAAAACCCTAAATATAAAACTCTTAAGAAAATAGCTTCAGTCTTAAACTGTAGTATTGACTATCTTTTAAATAACCCAAGTACTCTTGTTGAAGAAAATAAAAATAGTAATTTTGATTTGCAAAAATACATTACAAAAATAAATGAAAGAAGAGACCTTCAATTACTTCTACAAGAAGTTGATAAGTTAAATTCTAATTCCGTTTATAGAATTATAGAATTATTAAAGATTATTGATGATGAAGTGAAAAATAGAAATTAATATTTATAAAAGCATTAGTAGTTATATAAAATTAGTATTTTATAATACATAATTAATTTATAAATAATATTATTTGAATATTATGAATATTATTTATGCTTACCATTAAAGATATATATTATATTTATATTATACTCACTTTCATACAAGTTGCTTTTACGAAATACATCATATTATGTATTTTTTTAGGTTTACAGCACATACAGACTATATCAAATAAGGAAATTAAAATAAAATTTATATTGACAATTTAGTTATACCTGTTATCATTAAAAGAAGTAACAGGAGTGATAACAATTGAATAAAAATAATAAAGTAAAAGCAATTATACTTATGCTCTTTTCCTCTTTTAGCTTTGCAGCTATGGGAGCATTTGTTAAATTAGGAGGAGAAATACCCAGCTTTGAAAAAGCATTTTTTAGAAATTTGGTGAGTTTGTTTATAGCAATTTTTATGATAAAGAAGACAAAACAAAAATGCTTTGGAAAAAAAGAAACTAGGATATATCTTTGGGGAAGAGGTATTTTGGGCACTTTAGGAGTACTGGCCTATTTTTATGGTATTGATAGGTTATTACTGGCTGATTCAGGAATGCTTAATAAAGTAAATCCATTTTTCGTCATAGTATTTGCTGCAATATTTTTAAAAGATAAAATTACTAAATATCAAATGTATTCATTGTTCATGGCTACTTTAGGTGTGATTTTAATTATTAAACCAAGTTTTGCTTTTCAAGATTCAATCCCTGCTATTATATGTCTGATGTCAGCAGTGTTTGCAGGAATGGCTTATGTATTCGTAAGTTATCTTGGAGATAAAGAAAATGCCTATGTAATAGTTTTTTATTTTTCTTTTATCTCTACACTTGTATCAGGAATATTAATCATTCATAATTTTATTATGCCTAATTTTAAGCAGCTAATATTTCTTATATTAGCAGGAATTACTGCAGCATTAGGACAATTTGCTCTTACTTATGCATATAAATATGCTCCGGCAGGAGAAGTATCTATTTATAATTATTCTAATGTAATATTTTCTAGTCTTTTGGGTGTTTTAATATTTTCAGAAATTCCAGATTTACTTAGTTTTATAGGCTATGGATTTATTATTATTGCAGGATATTTAATTTTTAGATTTGGTAAGGATAAACAGTTTAGCAATAAAACTCTATAATATATTGTATTTCAATAATCTACAAAGTCATATTAATGTAAAAATAAAAATATGCGCAATTTACATAGAGGTGTTATGTTAAATTAAAATTGACCCTTTAATATAGATAGTATAAACTGTTCATAATATAAATTCAATATTATGGATGGTGAGAATAGATGGCTAAATTGAATAAAAAAACAACCTTAATTCTGCATGATTTGATGAAGATGTATGCATTCACATCTCACATAGTTAATATAAAACCTTTTTCTTTTTTCAGAACATAATATCTTTGAACTATAATTTACATCTCACATAGTTAATATAAAACGTCGTTGGTTCCTATCAAAATCAATATTATTCAAATTAATTTACATCTCACATAGTTAATATAAAACTCCTCTTAGCTATTTCTGTACACGTCATTAAATTATCATTTACATCTCACATAGTTAATATAAAACCATATTTAAATTTTAAGCGTCAAAACGTCCCCACCTGGAAAAATTGAGGACATTATGATAGGCTAATTCTTATGAGGAATCCTGCATCCTTCCGGAATAGATTGAGACCAAGGTAATAATTCATCCAATTCATCTATATTTTGTAGATCAATGTTGGGTAGTTT
This window contains:
- a CDS encoding DMT family transporter, whose amino-acid sequence is MNKNNKVKAIILMLFSSFSFAAMGAFVKLGGEIPSFEKAFFRNLVSLFIAIFMIKKTKQKCFGKKETRIYLWGRGILGTLGVLAYFYGIDRLLLADSGMLNKVNPFFVIVFAAIFLKDKITKYQMYSLFMATLGVILIIKPSFAFQDSIPAIICLMSAVFAGMAYVFVSYLGDKENAYVIVFYFSFISTLVSGILIIHNFIMPNFKQLIFLILAGITAALGQFALTYAYKYAPAGEVSIYNYSNVIFSSLLGVLIFSEIPDLLSFIGYGFIIIAGYLIFRFGKDKQFSNKTL
- a CDS encoding glycoside hydrolase family 32 protein; this encodes MSHANEVHFVNDQQRPAFHMMPPANWMNDPNGPIYYKGEYHLFYQYNPAGAFWANMHWGHAVSKDLVHWEHMPIALTPSEPYDKDGVFSGCTVINESEPTIIYTGIPDLEKKIEVQCIATSKDMINWEKSNKNPIIDVLPGELETTGFRDPFVWKEEDNWYMILGSGIKGVGGAILLYRSKDLREWEYINPIYIGEDEELEDMWECPNFFKLEDKYILVVSPYGKVVYWIGSYENYKFIPEKKGYIDLGDSYYAPNSFIDDKGRRIMWGWLKEQRSKEVQKAAGWSGVMSVPREFFLHKDGSLGMKPVEELKVLRGEHKCLSDIPISVDSTNLLDNIQGDRLEIIAEFEKGDASSIGLVVRKSPDNSEYTEIICNIAEQNLSINTKNSSLAKEVDKGVFGDCYNFNDDTDGLVRLHIFVDKSVIEVFVNERQCVTARVYPACGDSLGLDLLAWGGKARLKDIDIWWMKKI
- a CDS encoding LacI family DNA-binding transcriptional regulator — its product is MATMDEIAKKAGVSQATVSRVINGNTSVNPALREKVMYWVRKLDYQPNATARSLVNNKSYLLGLIIPDISNPYFSEVVQSIEEEAENNGYNIILCNSNGSSTKEKKHIKTLLSRQVDGFLIVPINQKDTYLHKLKRDQIPVVVFTQQMDKYDSVGVDHKYGGSLAAKHLIDLGHTKLGFIGSKGEEKFRGYLSIIKKHGLSFKEEYFIESSGWLQLSTHDSYNKVCNYLKNKKRSLQATAFFANNDLAAFGAIQAFEEFGFSVPEKIAIVGFDNTSLAAICRPALTSIAQPTGSIGSLAVELLLKRINGQAEKDIAKILLEPRLVIRESTTGIDLSNLL
- a CDS encoding helix-turn-helix domain-containing protein, with the translated sequence MKLGEKLKKLRIENKMTQEDLAKKIGVSRGTVAGYETQDKNPKYKTLKKIASVLNCSIDYLLNNPSTLVEENKNSNFDLQKYITKINERRDLQLLLQEVDKLNSNSVYRIIELLKIIDDEVKNRN
- a CDS encoding glycoside hydrolase family 53 protein, which translates into the protein MKKIIFSLLVLTLLFSIKVYSNNNPNMVMSDDLNKYLNIKIEPIKDLSNDFIMGMDVSMLKQIEENGGKYYDDNGVEKDVLEILKEHGINYIRLRLWNNPESLGGGNCNFQRVKDLAIRAKKIGMNVCLDFHYSDFWADPGKQNKPAVWKDLSFEELKNAVYDFTYNSLKKLAQVDALPAMVQVGNELNGGMLWPEGKTWGDNAGGFTQFAILLQAGLNAVDTVAKEEATEIKTVVHLADGGDNELYTWFFDELIKRQVTNFDVIGLSYYPYWHGTFEEFKFNINGISQRYDKEVAVMETGYAYTLKNGDSLENMVTQKEIDRVNKYAETNYSASIKSQAQILRKIIKIVNEVPDEKGIGVFYWEGEWIPVDGAGWKSGEGNAWDNQAMFDFNGKVLPSLDVFYKVYNN